A genomic region of Leptospira bourretii contains the following coding sequences:
- a CDS encoding adenine phosphoribosyltransferase, whose amino-acid sequence MSIVKSKIRTIPDYPKPGILFRDITSLLIDPEGFQLTIGMFVERYQNAKLNKIAAIDARGFIPGAALAFQLGVGFVPIRKKGKLPGTTISESYALEYGVDHVEIHTDAISPGERVLIMDDLIATGGTLEASIKLIQNLKGVIHECSTIINLPDLGGAKRIKDTYGIDVFSICEFEGH is encoded by the coding sequence ATGTCCATTGTTAAATCAAAGATTCGTACCATTCCCGACTACCCAAAACCAGGAATTCTATTTCGCGATATTACTTCCCTTCTCATTGATCCAGAAGGTTTCCAACTCACCATTGGGATGTTTGTAGAACGATACCAAAATGCTAAACTGAATAAAATTGCGGCCATTGACGCGAGGGGTTTTATCCCGGGAGCGGCATTGGCTTTCCAACTAGGCGTTGGGTTTGTACCCATCCGAAAAAAAGGGAAATTGCCTGGCACCACCATTTCCGAGTCTTATGCATTGGAATATGGAGTGGACCATGTGGAAATTCATACAGACGCCATTAGCCCTGGAGAACGAGTTTTGATTATGGACGATTTAATTGCCACTGGTGGAACTCTTGAAGCTTCTATCAAACTCATCCAAAATTTAAAAGGTGTGATTCATGAGTGTTCCACAATCATCAACTTACCAGACTTAGGTGGAGCAAAACGAATTAAAGATACATACGGAATTGATGTATTTTCTATTTGTGAATTCGAAGGACACTGA
- the htpX gene encoding protease HtpX has product MTWIKRIGFFLLTNILIMTTISIVTTLLGSMGFSIRAYGLDLTQLIVFCLMWGMAGSFISLLLSKMMAKWTMGVKIIDPKKASAPEMDVYRRVQSLAQRAHLPMPEVGIYESPEVNAFATGPSKSSALVAVSTGLLNRMNAQELDGVLAHELTHVANGDMVTLTLIQGVVNSFAMFISRIIAYVAANAVKEEMAHIVRIVVTIVLDIAFSILGSMAVAYFSRQREFRADAGGAKLAGRESMISALESLRQMVEMPEDPRGEAIASFKISSNKGGFLSLFATHPALEERILALKQMR; this is encoded by the coding sequence ATGACTTGGATCAAACGAATCGGTTTTTTCCTGTTAACCAATATTTTGATTATGACTACGATCTCTATTGTGACCACCTTACTTGGTTCAATGGGATTTAGTATCCGTGCTTATGGTTTAGATCTTACGCAACTCATTGTATTCTGTTTGATGTGGGGTATGGCGGGATCTTTTATTTCGCTTTTACTTTCTAAGATGATGGCGAAGTGGACGATGGGAGTCAAAATCATCGATCCTAAAAAAGCTTCTGCACCAGAAATGGATGTGTATCGCCGAGTGCAATCACTTGCACAACGGGCTCACCTTCCCATGCCAGAAGTTGGTATTTACGAATCTCCTGAAGTAAATGCGTTTGCAACAGGACCAAGTAAATCCAGCGCCCTTGTTGCCGTATCAACAGGCCTTCTCAACCGAATGAATGCCCAAGAATTAGATGGAGTGCTTGCACACGAACTAACCCACGTTGCCAACGGTGATATGGTGACACTCACTCTCATCCAAGGTGTTGTGAACTCATTTGCGATGTTCATCTCCCGCATCATTGCGTATGTGGCAGCCAATGCAGTGAAAGAAGAAATGGCACATATCGTACGAATTGTTGTGACGATTGTCCTCGACATTGCGTTTTCCATTCTTGGATCTATGGCAGTGGCTTATTTCTCACGCCAACGTGAGTTCCGAGCGGATGCTGGTGGTGCCAAATTGGCGGGAAGAGAGTCCATGATTTCTGCTTTAGAATCATTACGACAAATGGTAGAAATGCCAGAAGATCCAAGAGGAGAAGCAATCGCTTCCTTTAAGATCTCTTCCAACAAAGGCGGATTTCTTTCCCTATTTGCAACCCACCCTGCATTAGAAGAAAGAATCTTAGCTCTCAAACAAATGAGATAA
- a CDS encoding NCS2 family permease — protein sequence MNFFTITRGDLDGFFGLMVDNLIQLLVLSALCLGVCGFPLGFITAVVLPGAAVSLLVGNVFYAWQAWKLGQRTNRTDVTAIPYGINTVSLFAFVFFVMFPTYQATGNYVAAWKAGLLVSFISGCIEVIGSFVAAKIRLYTPRAALLSALAGIAITFISMDFLLRTFERPIIAFIPLGVILLQYFGKVRFPFGIPGGLTSVVLGILLSYLSSFWGDPIYQPGAIENGLQTIGFYFPQLSISPLIETLTYANIKAYFSVILPMGIFNVIGSLQNIESAEASGDSFDTKTSLLVNGLGTLAGTAFGSPFPTTIYIGHPGWKALGAKHSYSVLSGIFMTVVSLFGLMGLIQALIPVEAGMAIVLWIGIVITSQAFQAIPRHHSPAVVVGLLPAFAGWAVLIIQNVFIFLDGKLQTTLQELGVKQTIHFSLSDIPPHLTFLPYALSGVLSLSQGFLITSMVWSAMVVFILEKEWKKAALWAGVAAILSAIGWIHSYELQGNAILNRFTEFASWDFPIAYLSLATLFLLVQFLGPKEKQAK from the coding sequence ATGAATTTTTTTACCATCACCAGAGGTGATCTCGACGGTTTTTTTGGTCTCATGGTAGACAACCTCATCCAACTTTTAGTTCTTTCTGCTCTTTGTTTGGGAGTTTGTGGTTTCCCACTAGGTTTTATCACTGCTGTCGTTTTGCCAGGAGCCGCCGTTTCTTTGTTAGTTGGGAATGTCTTTTATGCGTGGCAGGCCTGGAAATTAGGTCAAAGGACCAACCGTACAGACGTTACAGCAATTCCTTACGGGATTAATACAGTTTCTCTTTTTGCATTTGTATTTTTTGTGATGTTTCCCACTTACCAAGCCACGGGGAACTATGTTGCTGCTTGGAAAGCAGGTCTTCTTGTATCTTTTATTTCCGGTTGTATTGAAGTCATTGGATCTTTTGTGGCTGCAAAAATTCGATTGTACACTCCCAGAGCTGCTTTACTTTCGGCTTTGGCTGGAATTGCCATCACTTTTATCTCAATGGATTTTTTACTTCGTACATTCGAAAGACCAATCATCGCCTTTATCCCATTAGGTGTTATTTTATTACAATACTTTGGGAAGGTTCGATTTCCATTTGGAATCCCCGGTGGACTTACCTCCGTTGTCCTTGGAATTTTATTGTCCTATCTTTCAAGTTTTTGGGGTGATCCCATTTATCAACCTGGGGCCATTGAAAATGGATTACAAACCATAGGATTTTATTTTCCCCAACTTTCCATTAGCCCTCTCATCGAAACCTTAACTTACGCTAATATCAAAGCCTATTTTTCCGTGATTCTTCCTATGGGAATTTTTAATGTCATTGGTTCATTACAAAACATTGAATCAGCAGAAGCATCTGGTGATAGTTTTGATACAAAAACTTCCTTACTTGTGAATGGACTTGGAACCCTTGCAGGAACCGCTTTCGGTTCTCCTTTTCCAACAACCATTTACATTGGCCATCCAGGTTGGAAGGCACTCGGCGCAAAACATAGTTATTCTGTACTTTCGGGAATTTTTATGACAGTAGTGAGTTTGTTTGGACTTATGGGTCTTATCCAAGCTCTCATTCCTGTGGAAGCGGGAATGGCAATTGTACTTTGGATTGGGATTGTCATCACAAGCCAAGCCTTCCAAGCAATCCCCCGTCATCATTCCCCTGCCGTAGTCGTTGGTCTTTTGCCTGCCTTTGCTGGTTGGGCAGTCCTTATCATCCAGAATGTTTTTATCTTTTTGGATGGAAAACTTCAAACCACCTTGCAGGAGTTAGGTGTCAAACAAACCATTCATTTTTCCTTATCAGATATCCCTCCCCATTTAACATTTCTCCCCTATGCTTTGAGTGGAGTTCTTTCTCTTTCCCAAGGATTTCTCATCACTTCGATGGTTTGGTCCGCCATGGTGGTGTTTATCTTAGAAAAAGAATGGAAAAAAGCCGCTCTTTGGGCTGGTGTTGCTGCGATCCTTTCTGCCATTGGTTGGATTCATTCTTACGAACTCCAAGGGAATGCCATTTTAAATCGTTTCACTGAATTTGCCAGTTGGGATTTCCCAATTGCTTATTTATCTCTTGCGACCTTATTTTTGCTGGTTCAGTTCCTAGGTCCCAAGGAAAAACAGGCAAAATGA
- a CDS encoding ClpXP protease specificity-enhancing factor SspB — MSEKLTEEEITTLREFKRDLFNLYWERFGVFYIHVMPHPKLEIGKRGLLNAEKESGIVLVFGDKAVKVLDSKPDYLFAELQFGSAWEPTMIPWDAVFRIYDKFQNSATQLRFLQVETSVTPEENVSKPKVTKPEVSGDGNVIRVDFGGKRNE, encoded by the coding sequence ATGAGCGAAAAACTCACCGAGGAAGAAATCACAACATTACGTGAGTTTAAGAGAGATTTATTTAATCTCTATTGGGAAAGATTTGGAGTATTTTACATCCATGTAATGCCTCATCCCAAACTAGAAATTGGGAAACGTGGATTACTCAATGCAGAAAAAGAATCCGGCATTGTACTTGTGTTCGGCGATAAAGCTGTAAAAGTTTTAGATAGTAAACCGGATTATTTATTTGCTGAACTACAATTTGGATCTGCTTGGGAACCCACAATGATTCCTTGGGATGCTGTGTTTCGTATTTATGATAAGTTTCAAAATTCAGCAACTCAACTTCGATTTTTACAAGTGGAAACTTCTGTGACTCCAGAAGAAAATGTATCAAAACCAAAAGTAACCAAACCAGAAGTGAGTGGGGATGGGAATGTGATCCGAGTTGATTTTGGGGGAAAAAGGAACGAATGA